One Peterkaempfera bronchialis DNA window includes the following coding sequences:
- a CDS encoding type IV secretory system conjugative DNA transfer family protein, with product MDLLPAPGGPDRAATAGARRLGTPPPGAPPAPGGCADQPRARSAAPSTACGQNLRSHPAPPTPVSADLPLGCLPTETSPPKTAPSLPPPPHPLSFAALLPRAAAIRPHPDTGLAGPGARTAPDPLAYGVALGRDTATGTPLYAPLDRGHCVFAPPSATRAKGPLLIHPAITHAPGPVLATCAGPATWEATTEQREKTGPVRVFDPLRLTTAEVPQRLRWAPHDGCQDPATATARAAALLHPVIPPHSTGPAAAVHTAARTLLRCWLHAAALDDRPFRQVHRWSGSHGTHDALRILRTHRGAAEGWSGELEAALTAAPHATGRELRDAALELLTRTFSALEELHVLQACTPSASDRLDVESLLSERGTLYLVAEPVEAPHHQPGAMPLLTALAQDVVERGRRMAVRSSAGRLDPPLLAVLDDVASVAPLPALPDLMVRGGAQGVPTVAVLRSPEQARARWDDRSVHRLWTEAATRTVLGPSDAASVRALLAATAGGGRAHPDGGSPGPAADGEGIVLHPASGATTTVRLPGAP from the coding sequence GTGGACCTTCTTCCTGCTCCTGGTGGCCCTGACCGCGCTGCTACTGCTGGCGCTCGGCGCCTGGGCACACCTCCGCCGGGCGCCCCACCGGCTCCCGGCGGGTGTGCGGACCAGCCCCGAGCCCGCTCCGCCGCCCCATCCACAGCCTGTGGACAGAACCTCCGCAGCCACCCCGCCCCACCGACCCCCGTCTCCGCAGACCTCCCCCTCGGATGCCTCCCCACGGAGACCTCTCCCCCGAAGACCGCCCCCTCGCTGCCCCCGCCCCCACATCCGCTGTCCTTCGCCGCCCTGCTCCCCCGGGCCGCCGCCATCCGCCCGCACCCCGACACCGGCCTCGCCGGGCCCGGCGCCCGCACCGCCCCCGACCCGCTCGCCTACGGTGTCGCCCTGGGCCGCGACACCGCCACCGGCACCCCCCTCTACGCTCCACTCGACCGCGGCCACTGCGTCTTCGCCCCGCCCTCCGCCACCCGCGCCAAGGGCCCGCTGCTGATCCACCCCGCGATCACCCACGCCCCCGGACCGGTACTGGCCACCTGCGCCGGCCCCGCCACCTGGGAGGCCACCACCGAACAGCGCGAGAAGACCGGCCCCGTCCGCGTCTTCGACCCCCTGCGCCTCACCACCGCAGAGGTGCCGCAACGGCTCCGCTGGGCCCCGCACGACGGCTGCCAGGACCCCGCCACGGCCACCGCCCGCGCCGCCGCGCTGCTGCACCCGGTGATCCCCCCGCACAGCACCGGCCCCGCCGCCGCCGTCCACACCGCAGCCCGCACCCTGCTGCGCTGCTGGCTGCACGCCGCCGCCCTCGACGACCGGCCGTTCCGCCAGGTGCACCGCTGGTCGGGCAGCCACGGCACCCATGACGCGCTGCGCATCCTGCGCACCCACCGTGGAGCGGCCGAGGGCTGGAGCGGCGAACTGGAGGCCGCGCTCACCGCCGCCCCGCACGCCACCGGGCGCGAACTGCGGGACGCGGCCCTGGAGTTGCTCACCCGGACCTTCTCCGCCCTGGAGGAGCTGCATGTGCTGCAAGCCTGCACACCGTCCGCGAGCGACCGGCTGGACGTGGAGTCGCTCCTCTCGGAGCGGGGAACCCTCTATCTGGTGGCGGAGCCGGTCGAGGCCCCGCACCACCAGCCCGGCGCAATGCCGCTTCTGACCGCACTCGCCCAGGACGTGGTCGAGCGCGGCCGCCGCATGGCCGTACGGTCATCCGCCGGCCGGCTCGACCCACCACTGCTCGCCGTCCTGGACGATGTGGCGTCGGTCGCCCCACTGCCCGCCCTGCCCGACCTGATGGTGCGAGGCGGCGCCCAGGGGGTGCCGACCGTCGCGGTGCTGCGCTCTCCCGAGCAGGCCCGAGCCCGCTGGGACGATCGCTCTGTCCACAGGCTGTGGACAGAGGCCGCCACCCGCACAGTGCTCGGCCCGTCCGACGCGGCATCGGTACGGGCACTGCTGGCCGCCACGGCAGGCGGCGGCCGGGCGCACCCCGACGGCGGCAGCCCGGGACCGGCGGCCGACGGCGAGGGCATCGTCCTGCACCCGGCCTCGGGAGCGACGACCACGGTCCGTCTCCCGGGCGCACCATGA
- a CDS encoding phosphatase PAP2 family protein codes for MLTLPADGSNPDLSLLYDVNGLAKDAPSWVDGAVSWIGEYGILLGLGLLCLTAWLRARRQPDAPVAVAAVAWAPLAAAVAAILNIPIRALVARPRPFVEHTGLDVLASGKDDFSFASDHATLTMAIAVALLLAERRLGVLAVLFALLQGFCRVYMGVHYPTDVLGGYALGTAVVLLLAPPATAVLVPLCRSLARTAAAPLVAARGRRDGAAQAPYDSGSGTGHPGSGIAA; via the coding sequence GTGCTCACGCTGCCGGCTGACGGCTCCAACCCCGACCTCAGCCTGCTCTATGACGTCAACGGCCTGGCCAAGGACGCCCCGAGCTGGGTGGACGGCGCCGTCTCCTGGATCGGCGAGTACGGCATCCTGCTCGGCCTCGGACTGCTCTGCCTCACGGCCTGGCTGCGCGCCCGCCGCCAGCCGGACGCGCCCGTCGCCGTGGCCGCAGTGGCCTGGGCGCCGCTGGCCGCCGCCGTCGCGGCGATCCTCAACATCCCGATCCGGGCCCTGGTGGCGAGACCGCGCCCCTTTGTGGAACACACCGGGCTGGACGTCCTGGCCAGCGGCAAGGACGACTTCTCCTTCGCCAGCGACCATGCCACCCTCACCATGGCCATCGCGGTGGCACTGCTGCTGGCCGAGCGGCGGCTCGGCGTGCTGGCCGTGCTGTTCGCGCTCCTCCAGGGCTTCTGCCGCGTCTACATGGGCGTGCACTACCCCACCGATGTGCTCGGCGGCTACGCCCTGGGCACCGCCGTGGTCCTGCTGCTGGCCCCGCCGGCCACGGCCGTCCTGGTGCCGCTCTGCCGTTCCCTGGCGCGCACCGCGGCCGCCCCGCTGGTGGCCGCCCGGGGCCGCCGGGACGGGGCCGCGCAGGCCCCGTACGACAGCGGCAGCGGCACGGGGCACCCGGGGTCCGGCATCGCGGCCTGA
- a CDS encoding ricin-type beta-trefoil lectin domain protein: protein MPQLHPYDRFDRLPSTEAAPPVDSPCSTLSDPELTRLIRSSEAPIAQEAADELRRRHLPPVLAYARICARDSHAAEQLATDAFNRAAQAVQAAGGPKHAWRHQLLMLVQRTAAGWATTTRRARLAPDFAAWLDSTASDAPEARPDLPALELRSPMLRGFRALPERTQAVLWHSVVEEDDDTETGRLLGLEPQSVPYLREKAREAYRDAYLQAHAEYGAAEECRGFSGLVEAAARRSGVHQNEDLDRHLAACPRCSRLLIDLVGISERPDAVLAEGLLMWGGAAYVAARLGKTVTGRTSAVRNPRALRARRVPAAPTGRLVSDRSAARRLVRLPRQFPALSAAAAVVVIAATAATTIVTLVPSNSSSTAVGGGDPLGIPPLVVSRTTAFATVTVAAPTSAAPPSASASASPSPSTSLSSRPASPPRTSAGTAAALPPPPTLGITYSELVDGRSGLCLDVQDQFLEQGADVIVHTCTGATSQKWYLDAGHLLRNYANPDFCLDSRGGTRRGVGVWTCASAAGRNGDNLRFEITADGAIRPSIDGRHELTPTGDDSGSRVALAWAQDRTDQQWRKGATAVLQE, encoded by the coding sequence GTGCCTCAGCTCCACCCGTACGACCGGTTCGACCGGCTCCCCTCGACGGAGGCGGCACCACCCGTCGACAGCCCGTGCTCCACCCTGTCCGACCCCGAGCTCACCCGCCTCATCCGCAGCAGCGAAGCACCCATCGCCCAGGAAGCCGCCGACGAACTGCGCCGCCGTCACCTTCCGCCGGTGCTCGCCTATGCGCGCATCTGCGCCCGGGACTCGCACGCCGCCGAGCAACTGGCCACCGATGCCTTCAACCGGGCCGCACAGGCCGTCCAGGCCGCCGGAGGGCCCAAGCACGCCTGGCGGCACCAGCTGCTGATGCTCGTGCAACGCACAGCCGCCGGCTGGGCCACCACCACCCGGCGAGCCCGACTCGCCCCCGACTTCGCCGCCTGGCTCGACAGCACCGCCTCTGACGCCCCCGAGGCCCGCCCGGACCTGCCCGCGCTCGAACTGCGCTCCCCGATGCTCCGTGGCTTCCGCGCCCTGCCCGAGCGTACCCAGGCGGTCCTCTGGCACTCCGTGGTCGAGGAGGACGACGACACGGAGACCGGCCGCCTGCTCGGCCTGGAACCGCAGAGCGTCCCCTACCTCCGCGAGAAGGCCCGCGAGGCCTACCGCGACGCCTACCTCCAGGCCCACGCGGAGTATGGCGCCGCAGAGGAATGCCGGGGGTTCAGCGGGCTGGTGGAGGCCGCCGCCCGGCGCTCCGGCGTGCACCAGAACGAGGACCTGGACCGCCACCTCGCCGCCTGCCCACGCTGCTCCCGGCTGCTCATCGACCTGGTGGGCATAAGCGAACGCCCCGACGCCGTACTCGCCGAAGGACTGCTGATGTGGGGCGGCGCCGCCTATGTCGCAGCCCGCCTCGGCAAGACCGTCACCGGCCGGACCAGCGCCGTCCGCAATCCACGGGCCCTACGCGCCCGCCGCGTCCCCGCAGCCCCCACCGGGCGCCTGGTCTCCGACCGTTCCGCAGCCCGGCGCCTGGTCCGGCTGCCCCGTCAGTTCCCGGCCCTCAGTGCTGCGGCGGCCGTCGTCGTCATCGCAGCCACGGCCGCCACCACCATCGTCACCCTGGTCCCCTCCAACAGCAGCAGTACGGCCGTCGGCGGCGGCGATCCGCTCGGCATCCCGCCGCTGGTCGTCTCCCGTACCACCGCCTTCGCCACGGTCACGGTCGCGGCGCCCACCTCAGCCGCTCCACCATCCGCATCCGCATCGGCCTCGCCGTCACCCAGCACCTCCCTGTCCAGCCGCCCGGCCTCCCCACCCCGCACCTCCGCCGGCACCGCAGCCGCCCTACCGCCCCCGCCGACCCTCGGCATCACCTACAGCGAGCTGGTCGACGGACGATCCGGGCTCTGCCTGGACGTCCAGGACCAGTTCCTCGAACAGGGCGCCGATGTGATCGTCCACACCTGCACAGGGGCAACCTCGCAGAAGTGGTACCTGGACGCGGGCCATCTCCTCCGCAATTACGCCAACCCGGATTTCTGCCTCGACTCCCGGGGTGGCACCCGACGCGGCGTCGGCGTCTGGACCTGCGCATCCGCCGCCGGCCGCAACGGCGACAACCTCCGCTTCGAGATCACCGCCGACGGCGCCATCCGACCCTCCATCGACGGCCGCCACGAACTCACCCCCACCGGAGACGACTCCGGCAGCAGGGTCGCCCTCGCATGGGCCCAGGACCGCACCGACCAGCAGTGGCGCAAGGGCGCCACGGCCGTACTCCAGGAGTGA
- a CDS encoding SCO6880 family protein — MIGKARPNAVIGRNRETGEVLLIIAGAFVGMMVGLLVPLLPLRLLGLVGFPALAFAAVYVPYRKRTFYKWAEINRTYRRTVRSGKGSWHSGVMEAGTRLDGREVEIGPPPGVGRLRWLSAPFGPDEVAVLLHLDRHTVTAAIEIEGPGVGLRDSEDQEALVDRFGTLLKHVANGDGFVTRLQMLARTLPADPDAHAKDVERRGDPAAPPWLQHSYDQLQSMVSTSSEQHRAYLVACMHYTRELAAEANAMGRTAHRRARGDEGIAAVMARELTDICARLAEADIRVRQPLGQARLSSLLHSMYDPDHPIDHIQAMSRRNAWPAELDATHPQYLTAKTRESATREPWCHATAWVKEWPLTPVGVNFLAPLLVHTPDVIRTVAVTMDLEPTDVAIERMLTEKTNDDAEASRAAKMNRTIDPRDLAHSGRVDQRGDDLASGAAGVNLVGYITVSSRSPEALARDKRTIRASAGKSYLKLEWCDREHHRAFVNTLPFATGIRR; from the coding sequence CTGATCGGCAAGGCCCGGCCCAACGCCGTCATCGGCCGCAACCGCGAGACCGGCGAGGTGCTGCTGATCATCGCCGGGGCGTTCGTCGGCATGATGGTGGGCCTGCTGGTGCCGCTCCTCCCGCTGCGCCTGCTCGGTCTGGTCGGCTTCCCCGCCCTCGCCTTCGCCGCCGTCTACGTCCCCTACCGCAAGCGCACCTTCTACAAGTGGGCCGAGATCAACCGCACCTACCGGCGCACCGTGCGCTCCGGCAAGGGCAGCTGGCACTCGGGCGTGATGGAGGCCGGCACCCGCCTCGACGGCCGCGAGGTGGAGATCGGCCCGCCGCCCGGCGTCGGCCGGCTGCGCTGGCTCTCCGCGCCGTTCGGGCCCGACGAGGTCGCCGTACTGCTCCACCTCGACCGGCACACCGTCACCGCCGCCATCGAGATCGAGGGCCCCGGCGTGGGCCTGCGCGACTCCGAGGACCAGGAGGCCCTGGTCGACCGGTTCGGCACGCTGCTCAAGCATGTCGCCAACGGCGACGGCTTCGTCACCCGCCTGCAGATGCTGGCCCGTACGCTGCCCGCCGACCCGGACGCCCACGCCAAGGACGTCGAGCGGCGCGGCGACCCCGCCGCACCGCCCTGGCTCCAGCACTCCTACGACCAGCTGCAGTCGATGGTCTCCACCTCCTCCGAGCAGCACCGCGCCTATCTGGTCGCCTGCATGCACTACACCCGCGAGCTGGCCGCCGAGGCCAACGCCATGGGCCGCACCGCGCACCGCCGCGCCCGTGGCGACGAGGGCATCGCCGCGGTGATGGCGCGCGAGCTCACCGACATCTGCGCCCGGCTCGCCGAGGCCGACATCCGGGTCCGCCAGCCGCTCGGCCAGGCGCGGCTCTCCTCGCTGCTGCACTCGATGTACGACCCGGACCACCCCATCGACCACATCCAGGCCATGTCCCGCCGCAACGCCTGGCCGGCCGAGCTGGACGCCACCCACCCGCAGTACCTGACCGCCAAGACCCGCGAGTCGGCCACCCGCGAACCCTGGTGCCACGCCACCGCCTGGGTGAAGGAGTGGCCGCTCACCCCCGTCGGCGTCAACTTCCTGGCGCCGCTGCTGGTCCACACCCCGGACGTGATCCGCACCGTCGCCGTCACCATGGACCTGGAACCCACCGACGTCGCCATCGAGCGGATGCTCACCGAGAAGACCAACGACGACGCCGAGGCCAGCCGCGCCGCCAAGATGAACCGCACCATCGACCCCCGCGACCTGGCCCACTCCGGCCGCGTCGACCAGCGCGGCGACGATCTGGCGTCCGGCGCCGCCGGCGTCAACCTGGTCGGCTACATCACCGTCTCCTCCCGCTCCCCCGAGGCGCTGGCCCGCGACAAGCGCACCATCCGCGCCTCCGCCGGCAAGAGCTATCTCAAGCTGGAGTGGTGCGACCGCGAGCACCACCGCGCCTTCGTCAACACCCTGCCCTTCGCCACCGGCATCCGCCGATGA
- a CDS encoding ATP-binding protein, with protein MPSPLSALTEAFTSFVFGKVETTRLPVRTSTGQAQAVYLPTAAPGLGDSGVIIGREVYSGKGYVYDPFQLYGQQLPAPHWLVLGESGNGKSSLEKTYVLRQLRFRDRQVVVLDAQGEDGVGEWNLIAEALGITPIRLDPMAALDGGIRLNPLDPAITTTGQLALLRTIVEVAMGRGLEERAGFALKAAHAHVHTAITDRQPVLTDIVDTLRNPNLVSVEPLGVSLDDVRAWGLDVALVLDRLVDGDLRGMFDGPTTAGIDLDAPLIVFDLSHIDRNSIAMPILMAIVGVWLEHTWIRPDRRKRIFLVEEAWHIISSPFVAQLFQRLLKFGRRLGLSFVAVVHHLSDVVDGAAAKEASAILKMASTRTIYMQKAEEARATGRVLGLPRWAVEIIPTLSPGIAVWDVNGNVQVVKHIITETERPLVYTDRAMTEDAVAERVRAEQQLADDPAA; from the coding sequence ATGCCGTCCCCGCTGAGCGCGCTGACCGAGGCATTCACCAGTTTCGTCTTCGGCAAGGTGGAGACCACCCGGCTGCCGGTACGCACCTCCACCGGCCAGGCGCAGGCCGTCTACCTGCCCACCGCCGCCCCCGGCCTGGGCGACTCCGGCGTGATCATCGGCCGCGAGGTCTACAGCGGCAAGGGCTATGTCTACGACCCGTTCCAGCTGTACGGGCAGCAGCTCCCGGCACCGCACTGGCTGGTCCTTGGCGAGTCCGGCAACGGCAAGTCGTCGCTGGAGAAGACCTATGTCCTGCGCCAGCTGCGCTTCCGCGACCGCCAGGTGGTGGTCCTGGACGCGCAGGGCGAGGACGGCGTCGGCGAGTGGAACCTGATCGCGGAGGCGCTGGGGATAACGCCCATCCGGCTCGACCCGATGGCCGCGCTGGACGGCGGCATCCGACTCAACCCGCTGGACCCGGCGATCACCACCACCGGCCAGCTGGCCCTGCTGCGCACCATCGTCGAGGTGGCGATGGGCCGTGGCCTTGAGGAGCGGGCCGGGTTCGCCCTCAAGGCCGCCCACGCCCATGTCCACACCGCCATCACCGACCGCCAGCCGGTGCTCACCGACATCGTGGACACCCTGCGCAACCCCAACCTGGTGTCGGTGGAGCCGCTCGGGGTGTCGCTGGACGACGTCCGCGCCTGGGGGCTGGATGTCGCCCTGGTCCTGGACCGCCTGGTCGACGGCGACCTGCGGGGCATGTTCGACGGCCCCACCACGGCCGGCATCGACCTGGATGCGCCGCTGATCGTCTTCGACCTCTCCCATATCGACCGCAACTCCATCGCCATGCCCATCCTGATGGCCATCGTCGGCGTCTGGCTGGAGCACACCTGGATCAGGCCGGACCGCCGCAAGCGGATCTTCCTGGTCGAGGAGGCCTGGCACATCATCAGCAGCCCCTTCGTGGCGCAGCTCTTCCAGCGGCTGCTGAAGTTCGGCCGCCGCCTGGGCCTCTCCTTCGTGGCCGTCGTCCACCACCTCTCCGACGTGGTCGACGGCGCCGCCGCCAAGGAGGCGTCCGCCATCCTCAAGATGGCCTCCACCCGCACCATCTACATGCAGAAGGCGGAGGAGGCCCGCGCCACCGGCCGGGTCCTCGGGCTCCCCCGCTGGGCCGTGGAGATCATCCCCACCCTGTCCCCCGGCATCGCGGTCTGGGACGTCAACGGCAACGTCCAGGTCGTCAAGCACATCATCACCGAGACCGAGCGGCCGCTCGTCTACACCGACCGCGCGATGACCGAGGACGCGGTCGCCGAGCGGGTACGAGCGGAGCAGCAGCTCGCCGACGACCCCGCCGCCTAG
- a CDS encoding C40 family peptidase, which yields MVLRRSLAVAGAAGAVGLSFLGLIAVGTYVAAGPAVAGGVPALAPGTVPAAYQGLIQKWGTLCPELSPPLLAAQLYQESGFNPTAVSPAHAYGIAQFIQPTWESHGVDGNGDGRKDIWDPADAIPSAASYDCSLARDTRNVPGDKVANMLAAYNAGPYRVIQYGGVPPYAETQGYVKRIRSLSISFTAATSPVAYSAQASGAIYFAQTKLGTPYFWGGEGLPSQGGRFDCSGLTRAAYATVGITLPRVANDQWYAGEHPSRDQLRPGDLVFFAHDLNDPRTIHHVGIYVGGGYMINAPHTGAVIRYDRIDAPDYIGATRVTSDGAAALPARGSDGTIANGAGIAADPSGAS from the coding sequence ATGGTACTCCGCAGGTCCTTGGCCGTGGCCGGGGCGGCCGGGGCGGTCGGGCTCTCCTTCCTGGGACTGATCGCGGTCGGTACCTACGTCGCAGCCGGGCCTGCGGTCGCCGGCGGCGTCCCGGCGCTGGCCCCCGGGACCGTGCCCGCCGCCTACCAGGGGCTGATCCAGAAGTGGGGCACCCTCTGCCCCGAGCTCAGCCCGCCGCTGCTGGCCGCCCAGCTCTACCAGGAGAGCGGCTTCAACCCCACTGCGGTCTCCCCCGCCCACGCCTACGGCATCGCCCAGTTCATCCAGCCGACCTGGGAGAGCCACGGCGTGGACGGCAACGGCGACGGCCGCAAGGACATCTGGGACCCGGCCGACGCCATCCCCTCCGCCGCCTCCTACGACTGCTCCCTGGCCCGCGACACCCGCAACGTCCCCGGCGACAAGGTCGCCAATATGCTCGCCGCCTACAACGCCGGGCCCTACCGGGTCATCCAGTACGGCGGGGTGCCGCCGTACGCCGAGACCCAGGGCTATGTGAAGCGGATCCGCTCGCTGTCCATCAGCTTCACCGCCGCCACCAGCCCGGTCGCCTACTCGGCCCAGGCATCCGGCGCCATCTACTTCGCCCAGACCAAGCTGGGCACCCCCTACTTCTGGGGCGGCGAGGGACTGCCCTCGCAGGGCGGCCGCTTCGACTGCTCCGGGCTCACCCGGGCCGCGTACGCCACCGTCGGCATCACGCTGCCCCGGGTCGCCAACGACCAGTGGTACGCCGGCGAGCACCCCTCGCGTGACCAGCTGCGCCCCGGTGACCTGGTGTTCTTCGCCCACGACCTCAACGATCCGCGCACCATCCACCACGTCGGGATCTATGTCGGCGGCGGCTATATGATCAACGCCCCGCACACCGGGGCCGTGATCCGCTACGACAGAATCGACGCCCCGGACTACATCGGCGCCACCCGGGTCACCTCCGACGGCGCAGCGGCCCTCCCCGCACGCGGCAGCGACGGCACCATCGCCAATGGCGCGGGCATCGCGGCCGACCCCTCCGGGGCGAGCTGA